A single Pseudoxanthomonas sp. DNA region contains:
- a CDS encoding acetyl/propionyl/methylcrotonyl-CoA carboxylase subunit alpha produces MFSKILIANRGEIACRVIRTCRRLGIRTVAVYSEADADAQQVRQADEAVLIGGPRPADSYLRGDVILDAAKRTGAQAIHPGYGFLSENADFADAVVAAGMVFIGPSGTSMRKMGSKAGAKELMDAAGVPVVPGYTGEDQSPNTLSREAARIGFPLMIKAAHGGGGKGMRVVHRLEDFIGQLESCQREAANAFGRDRVLLERYVQSPRHIEIQVFADTHGHTLHLNERECSAQRRYQKVLEESPSPFLTPALRTAMGDAAVKAAQAIDYANAGTVEFIVDPEGRFYFMEINTRLQVEHPVTEMVTGLDLVEWQLRVAAGEPLPLTQDAIAQRGHAIEVRLYAEDPEAGFLPGSGRLESLVLPTPSADVRLDGGVIEGDVVTIFYDPMIAKLIVWGEDRPNALARLREALADCDIVGPKSNIGFLEQLVRHPAVVEGRIDTGYLDRHLDEFMPAPSLTPDLQVAASVAVLLEQETSARRDAAASGDPGSPWAAADGWRLGHAGRRPLAFQHRDQRWETLGHGHAGRYVVEIEGTAHPVDGARLTAGLLELRIHDQARRLRIHRRGRRLTLHDGERRATLEVLPAYQRTAGGDSVGDGRIIAPMPGRVVVVKTRAGDSVDAGQELLVMEAMKMELAIRAPRAGVVAELRAAAGDFVEADTVLVALE; encoded by the coding sequence ATGTTCTCCAAGATCCTGATCGCCAACCGCGGCGAAATCGCCTGCCGTGTCATCCGTACCTGTCGCCGGCTGGGCATCCGTACGGTCGCCGTCTATTCCGAGGCCGATGCCGATGCGCAGCAAGTGCGCCAGGCGGACGAAGCGGTGCTGATCGGCGGTCCGCGCCCGGCCGACAGTTACCTGCGCGGCGACGTCATTCTCGATGCCGCGAAGCGGACCGGTGCCCAGGCCATCCATCCGGGGTACGGCTTCCTGTCCGAGAACGCCGACTTCGCCGATGCCGTCGTGGCCGCCGGCATGGTGTTCATCGGCCCGTCCGGCACGTCGATGCGCAAGATGGGCAGCAAGGCTGGCGCCAAGGAACTGATGGACGCCGCCGGTGTGCCGGTCGTGCCCGGCTACACCGGCGAGGACCAGTCGCCGAACACGCTGTCGCGCGAAGCCGCCCGCATCGGCTTCCCGCTGATGATCAAGGCTGCGCACGGCGGCGGCGGCAAGGGCATGCGCGTGGTGCACCGGCTGGAGGACTTCATCGGCCAGCTGGAAAGCTGCCAGCGCGAAGCGGCCAATGCCTTCGGCCGCGACCGCGTGCTGCTGGAGCGTTACGTGCAGTCGCCGCGCCACATCGAGATCCAAGTGTTCGCCGACACGCACGGCCACACGCTGCACCTCAACGAACGCGAGTGCTCGGCCCAGCGCCGCTACCAGAAGGTGCTGGAGGAGTCGCCATCGCCGTTCCTCACGCCCGCGCTGCGCACCGCCATGGGCGATGCCGCGGTGAAGGCGGCGCAGGCCATCGACTACGCCAATGCGGGCACGGTGGAGTTCATCGTCGATCCAGAAGGCCGGTTCTACTTCATGGAGATCAACACCCGCCTGCAGGTGGAGCATCCGGTCACCGAAATGGTCACCGGACTGGACCTGGTGGAATGGCAACTGCGCGTGGCGGCGGGCGAGCCGTTGCCGCTGACGCAGGACGCCATCGCGCAGCGCGGCCATGCCATCGAGGTGCGCCTGTACGCGGAAGATCCGGAAGCCGGCTTCCTGCCCGGCTCCGGACGGCTCGAATCGCTGGTGCTGCCCACGCCGTCCGCCGACGTCCGCCTCGATGGCGGCGTGATCGAAGGCGACGTGGTGACCATCTTCTACGACCCGATGATCGCCAAGCTGATCGTCTGGGGCGAGGATCGTCCCAACGCGCTGGCGCGGCTGCGCGAGGCGCTGGCCGACTGCGACATCGTCGGGCCCAAGTCGAACATCGGCTTCCTCGAACAGCTGGTCCGGCATCCGGCCGTGGTGGAGGGCCGCATCGACACCGGCTACCTCGACCGGCACCTGGACGAGTTCATGCCGGCGCCGTCGCTGACCCCGGACCTGCAGGTGGCCGCGTCGGTTGCGGTGCTGCTGGAACAGGAAACGTCGGCCCGGCGCGACGCCGCGGCCTCCGGTGATCCCGGCTCGCCCTGGGCGGCCGCCGATGGCTGGCGCCTGGGCCATGCCGGACGCCGGCCGCTGGCCTTCCAGCACCGCGACCAGCGCTGGGAGACGCTCGGGCACGGCCATGCGGGCCGTTACGTCGTCGAGATCGAGGGCACGGCGCATCCGGTCGACGGCGCCCGCCTGACCGCTGGCCTGCTCGAGTTGCGTATCCATGATCAGGCACGCCGCTTGCGCATCCACCGCCGTGGCCGTCGGCTGACCCTTCACGACGGCGAACGGCGCGCAACGCTGGAGGTCCTGCCTGCGTACCAGCGTACGGCGGGCGGCGACAGCGTCGGCGACGGGCGCATCATCGCGCCGATGCCCGGTCGCGTGGTGGTGGTGAAGACACGAGCGGGGGACAGTGTGGACGCAGGACAGGAATTGCTGGTGATGGAGGCGATGAAGATGGAACTCGCCATCAGGGCCCCCCGCGCCGGCGTGGTGGCCGAACTGCGCGCCGCGGCCGGGGATTTCGTCGAGGCCGACACCGTCCTGGTAGCGCTCGAGTGA
- a CDS encoding sensor domain-containing protein, with protein MSQRPASDIEVMALVAALERAGTADGPHADLLRQAREALLAKQHEADTERSRYRNLFDAVPDPVSIIAEDGTILDLNKAGMLAYKRPREEIVGRNINVLNPDLPRDHLVPVWETLNRGETYVIEVTNMRGDGTRFPVEVHSANISFDGRKAIVAVARDISSRRLAELRYRELMETIDKGIVVHNRDLEVQYCNGAAMRIFGIREDQRADQELAMGRWHIVDEHGREMARHELPAQRALDSGHMIESVLLGLYHREKKQLLWLTATSVPQFAPGASTPSQVTTLFSDVTELKRDSALFDRAQSLAHIGGWEWDLGRDRMYLTDEAQRILGAARALVTMDDMLSCLRETDRRRLRGALDLITAGGQGFDMELQGTQADGHPFWIRVIGDAEPGDPGASRITGTMQDISQDKQAEEMLRIQARTDPLTGLMNRDAVLTELGARLADPERARVAVLYIDLDRFKMVNDVLGHNAGDELLVQASDRIRGAVGTDGMIARFGGDEFLVICDAGQDPHLPEAMAHAVLGAFADAFRFGKDEFAITASIGLAVAPEDGTRPQQLIQNADIAMYDSKHRARNGWQSFTQELAQRQQDRLQIETQLRRAVDNEEFRLVYQPQVDLRNGRIIAGEALIRWQNHQLGELRPDVFISHAETTGDIVRIGSWVLREACRQVAAWRDMGLGIVRVAVNVSYRQFAGDDLADRVRAILAEFDLPGSALELEFTERVLIEDAPATLRTFADLRQLGVLLTIDDFGEGYSALNYLRRLPIHGLKLSPLFTEGVPNNRSDVAVCQAVSAIARSLGLGLVAEGVESEAQRQFLLNLGVPVGQGFLFAPGLSPDEFARRLADAPLERVHA; from the coding sequence ATGAGCCAGAGGCCGGCCAGCGACATCGAGGTGATGGCGCTGGTCGCCGCGCTCGAACGCGCGGGCACGGCCGATGGCCCCCACGCCGACCTGCTCCGCCAGGCACGCGAGGCACTGCTGGCCAAGCAGCACGAGGCGGACACCGAGCGTTCGCGCTACCGCAACCTGTTCGACGCCGTGCCCGACCCGGTCAGCATCATCGCCGAGGACGGCACCATCCTGGACCTCAACAAGGCCGGTATGCTGGCCTACAAGCGGCCTCGCGAGGAAATCGTCGGCCGCAACATCAACGTGCTTAACCCCGACCTGCCGCGCGACCACCTGGTGCCGGTGTGGGAAACGCTCAACCGCGGCGAGACCTACGTGATCGAGGTCACCAACATGCGCGGCGACGGCACCCGCTTCCCGGTGGAAGTGCACTCGGCCAACATCAGCTTCGATGGCCGCAAGGCGATCGTCGCCGTGGCCCGCGACATCAGCAGCCGCCGCCTGGCGGAGCTGCGTTACCGCGAACTGATGGAGACCATCGACAAGGGCATCGTGGTGCACAACCGCGATCTGGAAGTGCAGTACTGCAATGGCGCGGCGATGCGCATCTTCGGCATCCGCGAGGACCAGCGGGCCGACCAGGAGCTGGCGATGGGCCGCTGGCATATCGTCGACGAGCACGGGCGCGAGATGGCGCGCCACGAACTGCCCGCCCAGCGCGCGCTCGACAGCGGGCACATGATCGAAAGCGTGCTGCTCGGCCTGTACCACCGCGAGAAGAAACAGCTGCTGTGGCTCACCGCCACCTCGGTGCCGCAGTTCGCCCCCGGCGCCAGTACGCCATCGCAGGTCACCACGCTGTTCAGCGACGTCACCGAACTCAAGCGCGACAGCGCGCTGTTCGACCGCGCGCAGTCGCTGGCGCACATCGGCGGCTGGGAATGGGACCTGGGGCGCGACCGCATGTACCTGACCGACGAGGCCCAGCGCATCCTCGGCGCGGCGCGGGCGCTGGTCACCATGGACGACATGCTGTCGTGCCTGCGCGAGACCGACCGCCGCCGCCTGCGCGGCGCGCTGGACCTGATCACCGCCGGTGGCCAGGGCTTCGACATGGAACTGCAGGGCACCCAGGCCGACGGCCATCCGTTCTGGATCCGCGTGATCGGCGATGCCGAACCCGGCGATCCCGGCGCCTCGCGGATCACGGGCACCATGCAGGACATCTCGCAGGACAAGCAGGCCGAGGAGATGCTGCGCATCCAGGCGCGCACCGACCCGCTGACCGGGCTGATGAACCGCGACGCCGTGCTGACCGAGCTCGGCGCGCGGCTGGCCGACCCCGAGCGCGCGCGCGTCGCCGTGCTCTACATCGACCTGGACCGTTTCAAGATGGTCAACGACGTACTGGGCCACAACGCCGGCGACGAGTTGCTGGTGCAGGCGTCGGACCGCATCCGCGGCGCGGTGGGTACCGACGGCATGATCGCCCGTTTCGGCGGCGACGAATTCCTGGTGATCTGCGACGCCGGCCAGGATCCGCACCTGCCCGAAGCGATGGCGCATGCGGTGCTGGGCGCGTTCGCCGACGCCTTCCGCTTCGGCAAGGACGAGTTCGCCATCACCGCCAGCATCGGCCTGGCAGTGGCGCCGGAAGATGGCACCCGGCCGCAGCAGCTGATCCAGAATGCCGACATCGCGATGTACGACAGCAAGCATCGCGCGCGCAACGGCTGGCAGAGCTTCACCCAGGAACTGGCGCAGCGGCAGCAGGACCGGCTGCAGATCGAGACGCAGCTGCGGCGTGCCGTGGACAACGAGGAGTTCCGCCTCGTCTACCAGCCGCAGGTCGACCTGCGCAACGGCCGCATCATCGCCGGCGAGGCGCTGATCCGCTGGCAGAACCATCAGCTGGGCGAACTGCGGCCGGACGTGTTCATCAGCCACGCCGAAACCACCGGCGACATCGTGCGCATCGGCAGCTGGGTGCTGCGCGAAGCCTGCCGCCAGGTGGCCGCGTGGCGCGACATGGGCCTGGGCATCGTGCGGGTGGCGGTCAACGTGTCGTACCGGCAGTTCGCCGGCGACGATCTCGCCGACCGGGTACGCGCCATCCTCGCCGAGTTCGACCTGCCCGGCAGCGCACTGGAGCTCGAGTTCACCGAACGCGTGCTGATCGAGGACGCGCCGGCCACGCTGCGCACCTTCGCCGACCTGCGCCAGCTGGGCGTGTTGCTGACCATCGACGATTTCGGCGAGGGCTACAGCGCGCTCAACTACCTGCGCCGCCTGCCGATCCACGGCCTGAAACTGAGCCCGCTGTTCACCGAAGGCGTGCCGAACAACCGCTCCGACGTGGCGGTCTGCCAGGCGGTCTCGGCCATCGCCCGCAGCCTGGGCCTGGGCCTGGTGGCCGAAGGCGTGGAATCGGAAGCGCAGCGCCAGTTCCTGCTCAACCTCGGCGTGCCGGTCGGCCAGGGCTTCCTGTTCGCCCCCGGCCTGTCGCCGGACGAATTCGCGCGGCGCCTCGCCGATGCGCCGCTGGAACGCGTGCACGCCTGA
- the yeiP gene encoding elongation factor P-like protein YeiP: protein MKAFDIKKGNVVEHNGGVYQIRDIERSSPQGRGGNVRFRFIMYSVPGGNKLDASFDADDTLSEVELLRRQATYSYKDGDAFVFLDDEDYTPYTLDANVIGDDAGYITDGLTGCYVQVIDEMPVALQLPQHVTLEVVETPPELKGGTATKRPKPAKLSTGIEIMVPEYITNGERILVNTTTGEFGGRAD from the coding sequence ATGAAAGCTTTCGACATCAAGAAAGGCAACGTCGTCGAACACAACGGCGGCGTGTACCAGATCCGCGACATCGAGCGCAGCTCGCCGCAGGGCCGCGGCGGCAACGTGCGCTTCCGTTTCATCATGTACAGCGTGCCGGGCGGCAACAAGCTGGACGCCAGCTTCGATGCCGACGACACCCTCAGCGAAGTGGAGCTGCTGCGCCGCCAGGCGACGTATTCCTACAAGGACGGCGACGCCTTCGTGTTCCTCGATGACGAGGACTACACGCCGTACACGCTGGATGCGAACGTGATCGGCGACGACGCCGGCTACATCACCGACGGACTGACGGGCTGCTACGTGCAGGTGATCGATGAGATGCCGGTGGCGCTGCAGTTGCCGCAGCACGTGACGCTGGAAGTGGTGGAAACGCCGCCGGAACTGAAGGGCGGCACCGCCACCAAGCGTCCGAAGCCGGCGAAGCTGAGCACCGGCATCGAGATCATGGTGCCCGAGTACATCACCAACGGCGAGCGCATCCTGGTCAACACGACCACCGGCGAGTTCGGCGGCCGCGCGGATTGA
- a CDS encoding SDR family NAD(P)-dependent oxidoreductase, protein MQLSDTRAVITGGVSGLGLAVARHLVAQGGKAALFDVNDDKGAAAVAELGEAHVRYFRTDVTDEAGVAANVAAAKDFLGGLNAAINCAGILGAGRVLGKEAPMPLSTFQATVMVNLVGSFNVAKAAADQMQHNAPNADGERGVIVNTASVAAYEGQIGQAAYSASKGGVVGMTLPMARELSRFGIRVMTVAPGIFWTPMVDGMPDAVQQSLSASIPFPSRLGRPEEFADLVAYILGNPYLNGETIRLDGAVRLAPK, encoded by the coding sequence ATGCAGCTTTCCGACACCCGCGCCGTCATCACCGGTGGCGTTTCCGGCCTGGGCCTGGCCGTCGCCCGCCATCTGGTCGCCCAGGGAGGCAAGGCCGCGCTGTTCGACGTCAACGACGACAAGGGCGCCGCAGCCGTCGCCGAACTGGGCGAGGCACATGTCCGCTACTTCCGCACCGACGTGACCGACGAAGCCGGCGTGGCGGCGAACGTGGCGGCGGCGAAGGATTTCCTGGGCGGGCTGAATGCGGCGATCAACTGCGCCGGCATCCTCGGTGCCGGCCGCGTGCTGGGCAAGGAAGCACCGATGCCGCTGTCGACCTTCCAGGCCACGGTGATGGTCAACCTGGTCGGCAGCTTCAACGTGGCCAAGGCCGCGGCCGACCAGATGCAGCACAACGCGCCGAATGCCGACGGCGAGCGCGGCGTGATCGTCAATACCGCCAGCGTGGCGGCGTACGAGGGCCAGATCGGCCAGGCCGCGTACTCGGCATCGAAAGGCGGCGTGGTCGGCATGACGCTGCCGATGGCGCGCGAGCTGTCGCGCTTCGGCATCCGCGTGATGACGGTGGCACCGGGCATCTTCTGGACGCCGATGGTCGATGGCATGCCGGACGCCGTGCAGCAGTCGCTCAGCGCCTCGATCCCGTTCCCGTCCCGCCTCGGCAGGCCGGAGGAGTTCGCCGACCTGGTCGCCTACATCCTCGGCAATCCCTACCTCAACGGCGAAACCATCCGGCTGGATGGCGCCGTGCGGCTGGCACCGAAGTAA
- a CDS encoding VOC family protein, which translates to MIDHLGIEVADYARSRAFYERVLATLGHGVVMEVTREMSGGYEGCGFGPPGRPQFWVGKGSGKPGSGSHIAFSAQTRAQVDAFHTAALSAGARDNGAPGLRPHYHPNYYGAFAIDPDGHNIEAVCHLPAEIEP; encoded by the coding sequence ATGATCGACCATCTGGGCATCGAAGTCGCCGATTACGCACGCAGCCGCGCTTTCTACGAACGTGTGCTGGCCACGCTCGGCCATGGCGTCGTCATGGAGGTGACGCGCGAGATGAGTGGCGGCTATGAAGGCTGCGGCTTCGGCCCGCCGGGACGCCCGCAGTTCTGGGTCGGCAAGGGAAGCGGCAAGCCCGGCAGCGGATCCCATATCGCCTTCAGCGCGCAGACCCGTGCCCAGGTGGACGCCTTCCACACGGCGGCACTGTCTGCCGGCGCACGCGACAACGGCGCGCCCGGCCTGCGCCCGCATTACCACCCGAATTACTACGGCGCCTTCGCCATCGATCCGGACGGCCACAACATCGAGGCCGTCTGCCACCTTCCCGCGGAAATCGAGCCCTAA
- a CDS encoding hydroxymethylglutaryl-CoA lyase, with amino-acid sequence MNALPSSTADFVRIVEVGPRDGLQNEKTLVATADKVELIDRLSRTGLLSIEATSFVSPKWVPQLADAAEVFAAIQRRPGTAYPVLVPNETGYDRARAVGVEEVAVFTAASEAFNRKNINASIDESIERFRPVLERAAADGVKVRGYVSTVLGCPYQGEVPVADVVRVARQLHAMGCYEISLGDTIGVGTPRKAADMLSAVAAEVPMPALAVHFHDTYGQALANILACLDVGVRVVDSAVSGAGGCPYAKGASGNVASEDVVYLLHGLGLRTGVDLDLLADTGRWLSTRLGRETGSRVGKALAAA; translated from the coding sequence ATGAACGCCCTGCCCTCCTCCACCGCCGATTTCGTCCGCATCGTCGAGGTGGGGCCGCGCGACGGCCTGCAGAACGAGAAGACCCTCGTCGCCACCGCCGACAAGGTGGAACTGATCGACCGGCTGTCGCGCACCGGCCTGCTCAGCATCGAGGCCACCAGCTTCGTCAGCCCCAAGTGGGTGCCGCAGCTGGCCGACGCCGCCGAGGTGTTCGCGGCCATCCAGCGACGGCCCGGCACGGCCTATCCCGTGCTGGTGCCGAATGAGACCGGCTACGACCGTGCGCGCGCCGTCGGCGTCGAGGAAGTGGCGGTGTTCACGGCCGCGTCCGAGGCGTTCAACCGCAAGAACATCAACGCCTCCATCGACGAATCCATCGAACGGTTCCGCCCGGTACTCGAGCGCGCCGCCGCCGATGGCGTGAAGGTACGCGGCTACGTCTCCACCGTGCTCGGCTGTCCCTACCAGGGGGAGGTGCCCGTCGCCGACGTGGTGCGCGTGGCGCGTCAGCTGCATGCGATGGGCTGCTACGAAATCTCGCTGGGCGACACCATCGGCGTCGGCACGCCACGCAAGGCGGCCGACATGCTGTCGGCGGTCGCCGCCGAGGTGCCGATGCCCGCGCTGGCCGTGCATTTCCACGACACCTACGGGCAGGCCCTGGCGAACATCCTGGCCTGTCTCGACGTCGGCGTGCGCGTGGTGGACTCGGCCGTCTCCGGCGCAGGCGGTTGCCCGTACGCCAAGGGGGCCAGCGGCAACGTCGCCAGCGAGGACGTCGTCTACCTGCTGCACGGCCTCGGACTGCGCACCGGCGTGGATCTGGACCTGCTGGCGGATACCGGCCGCTGGCTGTCGACCCGGCTCGGGCGCGAGACCGGCAGCCGGGTCGGCAAGGCGCTGGCGGCCGCATGA